A genomic segment from Paramixta manurensis encodes:
- the metF gene encoding methylenetetrahydrofolate reductase — protein sequence MSFFHANQREALNQSLAELNGQINVSFEFFPPRTSEMEQTLWSSIDRLSSLKPKFVSVTYGANSGERDRTHSIIKGIKERTGLEAAPHLTCVDATRDELRSIAQDYWNNGIRHIVALRGDLPPGGGKPEMYGADLVTLLREVGDFDISVAAYPEVHPEAKSAQADLINLKRKIDAGANRAITQFFFDVESYLRFRDRCVATGIDVEIVPGILPVSNFKQLQRFAAMTNVRVPSWMTSMFEGLDDDAETRKMVGANVAMDMVKILSREGVKDFHFYTLNRAEMSYAICHTLGVRPGTAASAA from the coding sequence ATGAGCTTTTTTCACGCCAACCAGCGCGAAGCGCTGAATCAGAGTCTGGCAGAGCTGAACGGGCAAATTAATGTTTCTTTTGAGTTTTTCCCGCCACGCACAAGTGAAATGGAGCAAACCCTATGGAGTTCCATCGATCGTCTCAGCAGTCTGAAGCCAAAATTCGTTTCGGTCACTTACGGTGCGAACTCGGGTGAGCGGGATCGTACGCACAGCATTATCAAAGGAATTAAAGAGCGAACCGGGCTTGAGGCAGCACCACATCTAACTTGCGTTGATGCTACTCGTGATGAATTGCGTTCTATCGCACAGGATTACTGGAATAATGGCATTCGTCATATTGTCGCGCTACGCGGCGATCTGCCGCCGGGCGGCGGGAAACCAGAAATGTACGGCGCCGATTTGGTGACGTTACTCCGTGAAGTCGGTGATTTTGATATTTCCGTTGCCGCCTATCCCGAAGTCCATCCGGAAGCGAAAAGCGCGCAGGCAGACTTGATCAACCTGAAGCGTAAAATTGACGCTGGCGCTAACCGCGCAATCACGCAGTTCTTTTTCGATGTTGAAAGTTACCTGCGCTTTCGTGACCGTTGTGTTGCCACCGGTATCGATGTTGAAATTGTGCCGGGGATTTTGCCGGTATCCAACTTTAAGCAGCTTCAGCGCTTTGCGGCGATGACCAACGTGCGGGTACCGAGTTGGATGACGTCAATGTTTGAAGGGCTGGATGATGATGCGGAAACACGCAAAATGGTCGGTGCGAATGTGGCGATGGATATGGTTAAAATCCTTAGCCGTGAAGGTGTGAAGGACTTCCATTTTTACACCTTGAACCGCGCGGAAATGAGTTATGCGATTTGCCATACATTGGGTGTGCGCCCCGGCACGGCGGCCTCCGCAGCCTAA
- a CDS encoding bifunctional aspartate kinase/homoserine dehydrogenase II, whose product MTISAAAGTAHTRQLHKFGGSSLADARCYQRVAGIMADYSQPGDLMVVSAAGSTTNQLISWLKLSQTDRLSAHQVQQALRRYQSELIGSLLPAESAEPLIAEFIHDLEKLAALLDGKITDAAYAEVVGHGEIWSARLMAAVLKQRDLDACWLDARDFLRAERAAQPQVDEGKSWPLLQQLIAQHPHQRLVVTGFICRNDEGETVLLGRNGSDYSATQIGALASASRVTIWSDVAGVYSADPRKVKDACLLPLLRLDEASELARLAAPVLHARTLQPVSGSDIDLQLRCSYQPEQGSTRIERVLASGTGARIVTSHDDVCLIEVLVSAQHDFAALQKAIDLQLKRAQIRPLAIGVHPDRNLLQLCYTSEVVNSALALLQEANLPGELQLREGLALVALVGAGVSRNPLHSHRFWQQIKDQPVEFIWQSEEGISLVAVLRVGPTEHLIQGLHQSLFRAEKRIGLMLFGKGNIGSRWLELFAREQETLSARTGFEFVLAGVVDSRRSLLSYDGLDASRALAFFEDEAVEQDEEALFLWMRAHPFDDLVVLDVTASAPLAQQYLDFASHGFHVISANKVAGSSNSNSWRQIRDAFAKTGRHWLYNATVGAGLPVNHTVRDLRESGDTILAISGIFSGTLSWLFLQFDGTVPFTELVDQAWQQGLTEPDPRVDLSGQDVMRKLVIVAREAGYDVEPDHVRVESLVPHGCEAGSVDHFFENCEALNEQMLQRLEAAQEMGLVLRYVARFDANGKARVGVEAVRPEHPLASLLPCDNVFAIESRWYRDNPLVIRGPGAGRDVTAGAIQSDINRLAQLL is encoded by the coding sequence ATGACAATTTCAGCAGCCGCAGGGACGGCGCACACAAGGCAACTGCACAAGTTTGGCGGTAGCAGCTTGGCCGATGCGCGATGTTATCAGCGCGTCGCCGGTATTATGGCGGATTATAGCCAGCCGGGTGACTTGATGGTGGTGTCCGCAGCCGGTAGCACCACCAACCAGCTTATTAGCTGGCTGAAGCTAAGCCAAACCGATCGGTTGTCCGCGCACCAAGTGCAACAAGCGTTGCGGCGTTACCAGAGTGAATTAATTGGTAGCCTGTTGCCTGCTGAAAGTGCTGAACCTTTGATTGCCGAGTTTATCCATGATTTGGAGAAACTGGCGGCGCTGCTGGATGGCAAAATTACCGATGCGGCTTATGCCGAAGTTGTCGGTCATGGTGAAATTTGGTCGGCGCGTTTGATGGCCGCGGTACTAAAGCAGCGCGATTTGGATGCGTGTTGGCTTGATGCGCGTGATTTTTTGCGGGCGGAGCGCGCAGCGCAGCCGCAAGTCGACGAAGGGAAGTCCTGGCCGCTGCTACAACAACTGATTGCCCAGCATCCGCACCAGCGGCTGGTGGTGACCGGTTTTATTTGTCGTAACGATGAGGGTGAAACGGTACTGCTTGGCCGGAATGGTTCTGACTATTCGGCGACGCAAATCGGCGCGTTGGCAAGCGCCAGCCGCGTTACCATTTGGAGTGATGTGGCTGGCGTGTATAGTGCTGACCCGCGTAAGGTAAAAGATGCCTGTCTATTGCCGTTACTACGTCTGGACGAAGCGAGCGAGCTGGCGCGCTTAGCCGCGCCGGTATTACATGCGCGCACCTTACAGCCGGTATCCGGTAGTGATATTGATCTGCAATTGCGTTGTAGCTATCAGCCGGAACAGGGATCGACACGTATTGAGCGTGTACTGGCTTCAGGAACCGGGGCGCGCATCGTAACCAGCCATGATGATGTTTGCCTGATTGAAGTTCTGGTGTCGGCGCAACATGATTTTGCCGCCTTACAAAAAGCGATCGACCTGCAACTTAAGCGCGCGCAGATCCGCCCATTAGCGATCGGCGTCCATCCGGATCGTAATTTACTTCAGTTGTGTTATACCTCGGAAGTGGTGAACAGCGCGCTGGCGCTATTGCAGGAAGCCAATTTACCTGGCGAGTTGCAGCTACGTGAAGGCTTAGCCTTGGTGGCGCTGGTCGGCGCCGGCGTAAGCCGCAATCCGTTGCACAGTCACCGTTTTTGGCAGCAAATTAAAGATCAGCCGGTTGAGTTTATTTGGCAATCGGAAGAGGGCATTAGCCTGGTGGCAGTGTTGCGCGTTGGCCCGACGGAGCATTTGATCCAGGGGTTACATCAGTCATTGTTCCGGGCGGAAAAACGTATTGGCCTGATGCTCTTTGGAAAAGGCAATATTGGTTCGCGTTGGCTGGAGTTGTTTGCGCGTGAACAGGAAACGCTTTCGGCACGTACCGGGTTCGAGTTTGTGCTCGCGGGTGTGGTTGATAGCCGCCGCAGCCTGTTGAGTTATGACGGGTTAGACGCCAGTCGCGCGCTGGCTTTTTTTGAAGATGAAGCGGTAGAGCAGGATGAAGAGGCGCTGTTCTTATGGATGCGCGCCCATCCGTTTGATGATTTAGTGGTGCTGGATGTCACCGCTAGCGCGCCGTTAGCGCAACAATATCTTGATTTTGCCAGCCACGGTTTTCACGTTATCAGCGCCAATAAAGTGGCGGGATCATCCAACAGCAATAGCTGGCGCCAAATTCGCGACGCCTTTGCCAAAACCGGTCGTCACTGGTTGTACAACGCCACGGTTGGCGCTGGCTTGCCGGTCAACCATACGGTGCGCGATCTGCGCGAGAGTGGCGATACCATTTTGGCGATTAGCGGCATTTTCTCCGGTACGCTTTCCTGGCTGTTTTTGCAGTTTGACGGCACGGTGCCGTTTACTGAACTGGTTGATCAGGCGTGGCAGCAGGGGCTGACGGAACCCGATCCTCGGGTCGATCTCTCCGGCCAGGATGTGATGCGTAAGCTGGTCATTGTGGCACGTGAGGCCGGTTATGATGTTGAGCCCGACCATGTGCGGGTTGAATCGCTCGTTCCTCACGGTTGTGAAGCGGGTTCGGTCGATCATTTCTTTGAGAATTGTGAAGCATTGAATGAGCAGATGCTCCAACGGCTGGAGGCGGCGCAGGAGATGGGGTTGGTATTGCGCTATGTCGCGCGGTTTGATGCGAATGGCAAGGCGCGGGTTGGCGTTGAAGCAGTGCGCCCGGAGCACCCGCTGGCATCACTGTTGCCGTGCGATAACGTGTTTGCGATTGAGAGCCGCTGGTACCGTGACAACCCTCTGGTGATCCGTGGGCCAGGCGCGGGTCGTGACGTGACCGCCGGTGCGATCCAGTCAGACATTAACCGTTTGGCACAACTGCTGTAA
- the metB gene encoding cystathionine gamma-synthase produces MTRKQATIAVRSGLNDDEQYGCVVPPIHLSSTYNFTDFNQPRAHDYSRRGNPTRDVVQRALAELEGGAGAVMTNTGMSAIHLVCTVFLKPGDLLVAPHDCYGGSYRLFDSQSKRGAYRVKFVDQNDAAALNAALAEKPKLVLVESPSNPLLRVVDIAAICKAAREAGAISVVDNTFLSPALQNPLALGADLVLHSCTKYLNGHSDVVAGAVIAKDPEMVTELAWWANNIGVTGAAFDSYLLLRGLRTLAPRMAAAQRNAQAIVDYLKQQPLVKKLYHPSLPENLGHQYAVKQQRGFGAMLSFELDGDEQTLRRFLKALALFTLAESLGGVESLISHTATMTHAGMSAEARAEAGISEMLLRISVGIEDHEDLIADLDNAFRVATKR; encoded by the coding sequence ATGACGCGTAAACAGGCAACCATCGCAGTCCGCAGCGGTTTGAATGATGACGAGCAATATGGCTGCGTTGTCCCACCTATCCATCTTTCCAGTACCTATAACTTTACCGACTTTAATCAGCCGCGCGCGCATGATTATTCACGGCGCGGTAATCCAACGCGTGATGTGGTTCAGCGTGCGCTGGCGGAGCTGGAGGGCGGAGCCGGTGCGGTAATGACCAATACCGGCATGTCGGCGATTCATCTGGTTTGTACCGTGTTCCTGAAGCCAGGAGATTTACTCGTGGCGCCGCATGACTGTTATGGCGGCAGCTATCGCCTGTTTGATAGCCAAAGTAAACGTGGCGCTTATCGGGTAAAATTTGTCGATCAGAATGATGCCGCCGCGCTCAACGCTGCGCTGGCGGAGAAGCCGAAATTAGTCTTGGTGGAAAGCCCCAGTAACCCGTTATTGCGGGTTGTCGATATTGCTGCGATTTGTAAAGCCGCCCGTGAAGCCGGCGCAATTAGCGTAGTGGATAACACCTTCCTCAGCCCGGCACTGCAAAACCCGCTGGCGTTGGGCGCAGACCTGGTACTTCATTCGTGCACCAAATATCTGAACGGGCACTCTGATGTTGTTGCCGGCGCGGTTATCGCGAAAGATCCCGAGATGGTCACCGAGTTGGCATGGTGGGCAAACAATATTGGCGTAACCGGCGCGGCTTTTGACAGCTATCTGCTTCTACGCGGGTTACGCACGCTCGCTCCGCGTATGGCTGCCGCGCAACGCAATGCTCAAGCGATTGTTGATTATCTGAAGCAACAACCGTTAGTGAAAAAGCTGTATCATCCTTCACTGCCAGAAAACCTCGGCCATCAGTATGCCGTTAAGCAACAACGCGGATTTGGCGCGATGTTGAGCTTCGAACTGGATGGCGATGAGCAAACGCTGCGTCGTTTTTTGAAAGCGTTGGCGCTTTTTACCCTTGCGGAATCGCTGGGCGGCGTGGAGAGTTTGATTTCCCATACCGCGACTATGACGCATGCCGGGATGTCAGCGGAGGCGCGCGCCGAAGCGGGGATCTCCGAAATGTTGCTGCGCATATCCGTAGGAATTGAAGATCACGAAGATTTAATAGCCGATCTGGATAATGCATTCCGGGTTGCGACCAAGAGGTAG
- the metJ gene encoding met regulon transcriptional regulator MetJ, translating into MAEWNGEYISPYAEHGKKSEQVKKITVSIPLKVLKILTDERTRRQVNNLRHATNSELLCEAFLHAFTGQPLPDDVDLRKERSDEIPEEAKSIMREMGVDPDSWEY; encoded by the coding sequence ATGGCTGAATGGAACGGCGAATATATCAGCCCCTATGCTGAGCACGGTAAGAAAAGCGAGCAGGTCAAAAAAATCACCGTGTCTATCCCGCTGAAAGTGCTGAAAATTTTGACTGATGAACGTACCCGTCGTCAGGTCAACAACTTGCGTCATGCCACGAACAGCGAACTGTTGTGTGAAGCATTTTTGCATGCCTTTACCGGGCAACCGCTGCCTGATGATGTAGATTTACGCAAAGAGCGTAGCGATGAGATCCCGGAAGAAGCGAAAAGTATCATGCGCGAGATGGGTGTCGACCCTGATAGCTGGGAATATTAG
- a CDS encoding LysR family transcriptional regulator gives MKIHYSLAQIEAFACVYECGNFTRAALKLKKDRTTVSELVENLELDLGYALFDRATRPLHLTSQGQLLYRQARLFLLEAQAFGQIAASLEQPTDQTLTLSYDVFTPRDPLLLLVRRLREHGIQLNLLCQSRSLAEAALLKREVDIGIYPARNQSISESFKWRAIGTLKMSVYAHRNWFAAQPVSLLTLAARNQLIPYEDMPPGLAQWMQIADRFQVVSERSMLLTLLSEEQGWALLPEHWRPEEQAGVTSIATEMGNAGLTHPLVMLWQPGEQAHSALMTAIEVITAVFEEKHDDFPHQQSR, from the coding sequence ATGAAAATTCACTATTCACTGGCTCAAATCGAGGCTTTTGCTTGCGTATATGAGTGCGGTAACTTCACGCGTGCCGCGCTAAAGTTGAAGAAAGATCGCACCACAGTCAGTGAATTGGTGGAAAACCTTGAGCTTGATTTAGGTTATGCACTATTCGATCGCGCGACCAGGCCATTGCATCTCACATCGCAAGGGCAGTTGTTATATCGCCAAGCTCGGCTGTTTTTACTGGAAGCACAGGCATTTGGGCAAATTGCCGCCAGTCTAGAGCAACCTACCGATCAGACGTTAACGCTCAGCTATGACGTATTTACTCCTCGCGATCCCCTCCTGTTGCTGGTACGAAGACTGCGCGAGCATGGTATTCAGCTTAATCTGTTATGCCAGAGTCGCAGCCTTGCTGAAGCCGCATTACTGAAACGCGAAGTGGATATAGGGATTTATCCGGCAAGAAATCAATCAATTAGTGAAAGCTTTAAATGGCGCGCTATCGGTACATTAAAGATGTCTGTCTATGCACATCGAAACTGGTTTGCCGCGCAGCCGGTTTCACTGCTCACGCTTGCGGCGCGTAACCAACTGATTCCTTATGAAGATATGCCGCCGGGGTTAGCGCAATGGATGCAAATAGCCGATCGTTTTCAGGTGGTTAGCGAGCGCTCAATGTTGTTGACGTTACTGTCTGAAGAGCAAGGATGGGCGCTTTTGCCTGAGCATTGGCGGCCGGAGGAGCAAGCGGGAGTAACCAGTATCGCCACGGAAATGGGCAATGCAGGGTTAACGCATCCGTTGGTGATGTTATGGCAGCCGGGAGAACAGGCGCATTCTGCGCTAATGACTGCGATTGAAGTGATTACCGCCGTTTTTGAAGAGAAGCACGATGATTTCCCTCACCAACAAAGCCGATGA
- a CDS encoding ShlB/FhaC/HecB family hemolysin secretion/activation protein has translation MDTIQKVNFIIFPILLSAFILTSGKVSAESINTPGETIGQQVKEQNNHQIEQDKARQRALSPDEKMAHSQQQGIKRRIINFPIEQPCYDIKKITYTQDDTRLILSDLSWLTRQAEGKCLGTAGIQLFVNTLQNEIIRMGYITTRINIPDQNLSEGILQFTILTGKVGNINLLEGGNNDISLSNTLPFTSGDILRLRDLEQGSFNLQRVPGSTVKIEVLPGDKYGESDINILRRQDKYWQVGAWLNDAGSRSTGRYQGGGALYLNNITSLSDTLYFSYGHDVALGHKAAGGSRNRSLGYSVPWGFWWLDLYASQSYTQQKIVGNWSSWMLNNKNQYVSAQLSHLISQTADQKSVFGLQIFNAATRYYFYDVELATLRKLNAGWKAILQQQYRFDNAIIDASLSYQRKMPWFGSSKTPEQQVGLIDSKSRIIMLDLQASTNFRIAQSLFNYSPHFNLQLTPDRLSSLDYFSIGNRWTVRGFDGEATLQQNQGWYWRNDISWIVPAQTWQPYLGLDIGKIIGGETLSGYSGKTLMGSVMGLRGKFYHTGFDFFAGTPLIQPRGFHTDPFTVGFSMQWKY, from the coding sequence ATGGATACTATACAAAAAGTTAATTTTATAATTTTCCCAATACTTCTCAGCGCATTCATCCTGACGTCGGGAAAAGTATCCGCCGAGAGTATAAATACGCCTGGTGAGACAATTGGCCAACAAGTTAAAGAGCAAAACAACCATCAAATAGAGCAAGATAAAGCGCGTCAGAGAGCACTCTCTCCTGATGAAAAAATGGCACATTCCCAACAACAAGGAATAAAGCGGAGAATAATAAATTTTCCGATTGAACAACCCTGCTACGACATTAAAAAAATCACCTATACGCAAGATGATACACGTTTAATTTTATCCGATCTTTCGTGGCTTACCCGGCAGGCAGAAGGAAAGTGTTTAGGTACGGCAGGCATTCAGCTATTCGTTAACACGCTGCAGAATGAAATTATTCGCATGGGGTATATCACTACACGCATTAATATACCTGACCAGAACCTGAGTGAAGGCATCCTACAATTTACTATCCTTACGGGTAAAGTAGGTAATATAAACTTGTTGGAAGGTGGCAATAATGATATTAGCCTGAGCAATACGTTGCCTTTTACTTCCGGCGACATACTCCGCCTGCGTGATCTCGAACAAGGGAGCTTTAATTTACAACGCGTACCGGGCTCCACGGTAAAAATAGAGGTTTTACCCGGCGATAAGTATGGCGAAAGTGATATTAATATCCTACGCAGACAAGATAAGTATTGGCAGGTAGGCGCATGGCTTAACGATGCGGGAAGCCGCAGTACTGGTCGTTATCAAGGCGGTGGCGCGCTTTATTTAAATAATATTACTTCACTGAGCGATACCCTCTATTTTTCTTATGGTCACGATGTCGCGTTGGGACACAAAGCCGCCGGCGGAAGTCGCAACCGTTCGCTTGGGTATTCAGTGCCGTGGGGTTTTTGGTGGCTAGATCTCTACGCCAGCCAAAGTTACACCCAGCAAAAGATTGTCGGTAACTGGTCATCATGGATGCTGAATAATAAAAACCAGTATGTTAGCGCCCAGCTGAGCCACCTCATCTCTCAAACCGCCGATCAAAAATCGGTCTTTGGCCTACAAATCTTTAATGCTGCAACGCGTTATTATTTTTACGATGTTGAACTGGCTACCCTGCGTAAATTAAACGCAGGCTGGAAGGCCATCCTGCAGCAGCAGTATCGTTTTGACAATGCCATTATTGATGCCAGTCTGAGCTATCAAAGAAAAATGCCGTGGTTTGGTAGTAGTAAAACCCCTGAGCAACAGGTCGGCCTGATTGATAGTAAAAGCAGAATTATCATGTTAGATCTGCAAGCGTCGACAAATTTCCGCATTGCGCAATCATTATTCAATTATTCACCTCATTTTAATTTGCAACTAACGCCTGACCGCTTGTCTTCGCTGGACTATTTCTCGATCGGAAACCGTTGGACAGTACGAGGATTCGATGGTGAAGCCACCTTGCAACAAAACCAGGGATGGTATTGGCGGAATGATATTAGCTGGATCGTACCGGCTCAAACCTGGCAGCCCTATTTAGGTTTAGATATAGGGAAAATCATCGGCGGCGAAACGTTAAGTGGCTATTCCGGTAAGACGCTAATGGGAAGCGTTATGGGTTTACGCGGTAAGTTCTACCATACTGGCTTTGATTTTTTTGCCGGTACGCCGCTAATACAGCCACGAGGATTTCATACCGATCCCTTTACGGTGGGTTTTTCAATGCAATGGAAATATTAA
- a CDS encoding filamentous hemagglutinin N-terminal domain-containing protein translates to MKHKFKTLFFVMTAAMSVFSAHAVSSYTHANGSQIVDINKADANGLSHNMWKQFDVTDKGMVLNNSPRDLVRAMGNIAGNDNLDVAAKVILNEVISTKASSLKGFIEVAGERADVIVANPNGITCSGCSFVNTGRVTLTTGAPQFQDGVLTGYNVTKGKIKIEKGGLENQNSYTDLLANAITINDKVVTGSLDAIAGVYSYNRANSAATSDEKKRSGVGIDVGALGGVTAGVISLQTTNSGIGVNNKGSLAANAIQISASGNLTTSGTMRGGVVQVSTNGSLTNSGTIEASNQVVGVALNKITNSGTLSGTAGAQLVSFIGNIENTGAVKTEGTFVARTGFITNENNELAVAANTSFINSGSLTATNASLLASKEINLKKGTFSSVGTVIMQAAKVNNAIALTGNNIAVSAYQFENKGTIKAQNQLSINTEKSLSNKGKLEGQVVSLSSAGKVQNKACTLFIFCSKGTISSEVLQVIAPNVSIVADLGGTVTAQEVIINPKQPEQI, encoded by the coding sequence ATGAAACATAAATTTAAAACGCTTTTTTTTGTTATGACAGCAGCCATGTCGGTTTTCTCAGCGCATGCTGTCTCTTCCTATACGCACGCTAATGGCTCTCAGATTGTGGATATTAACAAAGCCGATGCCAATGGTCTGTCCCACAATATGTGGAAGCAGTTTGATGTTACCGACAAAGGTATGGTGCTAAATAATAGCCCTCGGGATTTAGTCCGCGCAATGGGGAATATTGCCGGGAACGATAACCTCGATGTTGCGGCAAAAGTGATCCTTAACGAAGTTATTTCTACCAAAGCCAGTTCACTAAAAGGCTTTATTGAAGTTGCTGGTGAGCGTGCGGATGTTATTGTCGCGAACCCGAATGGCATCACTTGCTCGGGTTGTAGCTTTGTGAATACTGGCCGCGTTACGTTAACCACCGGGGCGCCACAGTTCCAGGATGGCGTATTGACTGGCTACAACGTGACCAAAGGCAAGATCAAAATTGAAAAAGGCGGGCTGGAAAACCAAAATAGCTACACCGATCTGCTGGCCAATGCGATTACCATTAACGATAAGGTAGTTACCGGTTCGTTGGATGCCATTGCTGGCGTTTACTCATATAATAGGGCTAATAGCGCGGCAACATCAGATGAAAAAAAACGCAGTGGAGTTGGTATTGATGTCGGTGCGCTAGGTGGTGTAACTGCTGGCGTCATTAGCCTACAAACCACTAATAGTGGTATTGGCGTAAATAATAAGGGTTCACTGGCCGCCAATGCGATTCAAATTTCCGCATCCGGGAATCTGACAACCTCAGGCACGATGCGCGGTGGCGTCGTTCAAGTGTCTACCAATGGCTCTCTCACCAACAGCGGAACCATTGAGGCATCAAATCAAGTTGTTGGCGTTGCGCTAAATAAAATCACCAATAGTGGCACGCTGAGCGGCACCGCAGGTGCGCAATTGGTTTCTTTCATCGGTAATATTGAAAATACCGGCGCAGTGAAGACGGAAGGCACATTCGTCGCCCGTACTGGTTTTATCACCAATGAAAATAATGAGCTTGCTGTGGCTGCTAATACCAGTTTTATCAATAGTGGAAGTCTTACCGCTACCAATGCCAGCCTGCTGGCCTCAAAAGAGATAAACCTTAAAAAAGGAACTTTCTCCTCTGTAGGTACAGTAATAATGCAAGCAGCAAAAGTTAATAATGCCATTGCTCTGACCGGCAACAATATCGCGGTTAGTGCTTACCAGTTCGAAAATAAGGGTACGATTAAAGCCCAAAACCAACTATCCATTAACACTGAGAAGAGTCTGAGTAATAAAGGCAAACTTGAAGGTCAGGTCGTTAGCCTTTCTTCGGCAGGAAAAGTGCAAAACAAAGCCTGTACCTTATTCATTTTCTGCAGCAAAGGCACCATCAGTAGCGAAGTACTGCAAGTGATCGCGCCAAACGTGAGCATCGTGGCCGACCTTGGCGGCACCGTTACCGCGCAAGAAGTGATTATCAACCCAAAACAACCAGAGCAAATCTAA
- the rpmE gene encoding 50S ribosomal protein L31, whose amino-acid sequence MKKGIHPNYKEVTITCSCGNVINTRSTMAHDLNLDVCGKCHPFYTGKQRVVDTGGRVDRFNKRFSIPGSK is encoded by the coding sequence ATGAAAAAAGGTATTCACCCGAATTACAAAGAAGTGACCATCACTTGCTCTTGCGGTAACGTGATCAACACGCGTTCCACGATGGCTCACGATCTGAACCTGGACGTATGTGGTAAATGCCACCCGTTCTATACTGGTAAGCAACGTGTTGTTGATACTGGTGGTCGTGTTGATCGCTTTAACAAGCGCTTCAGCATTCCAGGTAGCAAGTAA